The proteins below come from a single Mya arenaria isolate MELC-2E11 chromosome 8, ASM2691426v1 genomic window:
- the LOC128245132 gene encoding multiple epidermal growth factor-like domains protein 10 isoform X2, with amino-acid sequence MRLLWVCLLCNPALFVKGQELDCTEPCSCCNLNGASGCGYNPAIEADFCFDGCVDTIYGHKCKDRCSGNCLKCEQEHGTPCYACKNTYFNTSTHCSQKCSNGCNDSLCDDDGNCSCLTNFVGSTCNDCLDGFFGEHCNKSCSPNCTYCDRFTGVCNECSTNTVYGEYCDVPCNQTCIESKCLRTTGNCAIGCMPNYYDLKCDKECSENCKDGGSNLTQCYKTARCNGCKTGFMGNTCETPCYENCTSCEQDTGVCDKCSNNTMHGTYCNNTCSPTCIDNKCNKDTGVCNHGCTKCTGVTNAVVEDYEQVDN; translated from the exons ATGCGACTGTTATGGGTTTGTCTACTCTGTAATCCGGCGTTATTTGTTAAAG GTCAGGAACTTGACTGTACTGAGCCTTGTAGCTGCTGTAATTTAAATGGAGCGTCAGGTTGTGGATATAACCCAGCAATAGAAGCAGACTTTTGCTTCGATGGGTGTGTAGATACCATATACGGACATAAATGTAAAGACAGATGCAGTGGGAATTGTCTCAAATGCGAACAGGAACATGGCACCCCATGCTACGCTTGCAAAAACACCTATTTCAATACAAGTACTCATTGTAGTCAGAAGTGTTCAAACGGATGTAATGACTCGCTTTGCGATGATGATGGTAATTGTTCATGTCTTACAAACTTTGTTGGAAGTACTTGTAACGATTGCCTTGATGGATTTTTTGGCGAACACTGCAATAAATCCTGCTCACCTAATTGCACATATTGTGATCGATTCACTGGTGTTTGCAATGAATGTTCGACTAATACAGTTTATGGTGAATATTGCGATGTCCCATGCAATCAAACATGCATTGAATCGAAATGCTTGCGTACAACAGGTAACTGTGCAATAGGATGTATGCCAAATTATTACGATCTGAAATGCGACAAAGAATGTTCTGAAAATTGCAAAGACGGCGGTTCAAATTTAACGCAATGTTACAAAACAGCACGATGTAATGGATGTAAGACAGGCTTTATGGGCAACACATGTGAAACACCATGTTATGAGAACTGTACTTCCTGTGAACAAGATACAGGTGTGTGTGACAAATGTAGCAATAATACGATGCATGGAACGTATTGCAATAACACATGCAGCCCAACTtgtattgataataaatgcaataaggACACTGGAGTTTGTAATCACGGATGCACCAAATGTACTG GTGTTACTAATGCAGTTGTAGAAGACTATGAGCAGGTGGACAACTAA
- the LOC128245132 gene encoding scavenger receptor class F member 2-like isoform X1 encodes MRLLWVCLLCNPALFVKGQELDCTEPCSCCNLNGASGCGYNPAIEADFCFDGCVDTIYGHKCKDRCSGNCLKCEQEHGTPCYACKNTYFNTSTHCSQKCSNGCNDSLCDDDGNCSCLTNFVGSTCNDCLDGFFGEHCNKSCSPNCTYCDRFTGVCNECSTNTVYGEYCDVPCNQTCIESKCLRTTGNCAIGCMPNYYDLKCDKECSENCKDGGSNLTQCYKTARCNGCKTGFMGNTCETPCYENCTSCEQDTGVCDKCSNNTMHGTYCNNTCSPTCIDNKCNKDTGVCNHGCTKCTEFENQQSTTDGVSVGLNIGAGFTRCVAEIIVCLIGSYILKRWCY; translated from the exons ATGCGACTGTTATGGGTTTGTCTACTCTGTAATCCGGCGTTATTTGTTAAAG GTCAGGAACTTGACTGTACTGAGCCTTGTAGCTGCTGTAATTTAAATGGAGCGTCAGGTTGTGGATATAACCCAGCAATAGAAGCAGACTTTTGCTTCGATGGGTGTGTAGATACCATATACGGACATAAATGTAAAGACAGATGCAGTGGGAATTGTCTCAAATGCGAACAGGAACATGGCACCCCATGCTACGCTTGCAAAAACACCTATTTCAATACAAGTACTCATTGTAGTCAGAAGTGTTCAAACGGATGTAATGACTCGCTTTGCGATGATGATGGTAATTGTTCATGTCTTACAAACTTTGTTGGAAGTACTTGTAACGATTGCCTTGATGGATTTTTTGGCGAACACTGCAATAAATCCTGCTCACCTAATTGCACATATTGTGATCGATTCACTGGTGTTTGCAATGAATGTTCGACTAATACAGTTTATGGTGAATATTGCGATGTCCCATGCAATCAAACATGCATTGAATCGAAATGCTTGCGTACAACAGGTAACTGTGCAATAGGATGTATGCCAAATTATTACGATCTGAAATGCGACAAAGAATGTTCTGAAAATTGCAAAGACGGCGGTTCAAATTTAACGCAATGTTACAAAACAGCACGATGTAATGGATGTAAGACAGGCTTTATGGGCAACACATGTGAAACACCATGTTATGAGAACTGTACTTCCTGTGAACAAGATACAGGTGTGTGTGACAAATGTAGCAATAATACGATGCATGGAACGTATTGCAATAACACATGCAGCCCAACTtgtattgataataaatgcaataaggACACTGGAGTTTGTAATCACGGATGCACCAAATGTACTG AATTTGAAAATCAACAATCTACAACAGATGGAGTAAGCGTTGGCCTTAACATTGGTGCAGGTTTTACAAGATGTGTGGCTGAAATAATCGTTTGTTTGATTGgttcatatattttgaaacgGTG GTGTTACTAA
- the LOC128245132 gene encoding multiple epidermal growth factor-like domains protein 10 isoform X3, which yields MRLLWVCLLCNPALFVKGQELDCTEPCSCCNLNGASGCGYNPAIEADFCFDGCVDTIYGHKCKDRCSGNCLKCEQEHGTPCYACKNTYFNTSTHCSQKCSNGCNDSLCDDDGNCSCLTNFVGSTCNDCLDGFFGEHCNKSCSPNCTYCDRFTGVCNECSTNTVYGEYCDVPCNQTCIESKCLRTTGNCAIGCMPNYYDLKCDKECSENCKDGGSNLTQCYKTARCNGCKTGFMGNTCETPCYENCTSCEQDTGVCDKCSNNTMHGTYCNNTCSPTCIDNKCNKDTGVCNHGCTKCTGKQC from the exons ATGCGACTGTTATGGGTTTGTCTACTCTGTAATCCGGCGTTATTTGTTAAAG GTCAGGAACTTGACTGTACTGAGCCTTGTAGCTGCTGTAATTTAAATGGAGCGTCAGGTTGTGGATATAACCCAGCAATAGAAGCAGACTTTTGCTTCGATGGGTGTGTAGATACCATATACGGACATAAATGTAAAGACAGATGCAGTGGGAATTGTCTCAAATGCGAACAGGAACATGGCACCCCATGCTACGCTTGCAAAAACACCTATTTCAATACAAGTACTCATTGTAGTCAGAAGTGTTCAAACGGATGTAATGACTCGCTTTGCGATGATGATGGTAATTGTTCATGTCTTACAAACTTTGTTGGAAGTACTTGTAACGATTGCCTTGATGGATTTTTTGGCGAACACTGCAATAAATCCTGCTCACCTAATTGCACATATTGTGATCGATTCACTGGTGTTTGCAATGAATGTTCGACTAATACAGTTTATGGTGAATATTGCGATGTCCCATGCAATCAAACATGCATTGAATCGAAATGCTTGCGTACAACAGGTAACTGTGCAATAGGATGTATGCCAAATTATTACGATCTGAAATGCGACAAAGAATGTTCTGAAAATTGCAAAGACGGCGGTTCAAATTTAACGCAATGTTACAAAACAGCACGATGTAATGGATGTAAGACAGGCTTTATGGGCAACACATGTGAAACACCATGTTATGAGAACTGTACTTCCTGTGAACAAGATACAGGTGTGTGTGACAAATGTAGCAATAATACGATGCATGGAACGTATTGCAATAACACATGCAGCCCAACTtgtattgataataaatgcaataaggACACTGGAGTTTGTAATCACGGATGCACCAAATGTACTGGTAAACAATGTTAA
- the LOC128243883 gene encoding uncharacterized protein LOC128243883 translates to MKYFILLGLVVTLLQGVEIECRGGRGGGGGRSSGRSGSYRRGGSGGYYSNYGGGGLSGVRVAGIVLGVIGVIVTIVILVLFLVHCCKSRKPIGSGGRVIQAAPLQSVKTESIHAQPPPTYESLEPMDTTSNDKQPVPTTSVNYPTGLPPGCTIPVQF, encoded by the exons ATGAAATACTTTATTCTACTTGGTTTGGTTGTTACGCTCTTACAAG GTGTGGAGATTGAGTGTAGAGGAGGTCGTGGTGGGGGAGGCGGCCGGAGCAGCGGCAGGTCTGGGAGTTACCGTCGCGGCGGCAGCGGAGG GTATTATTCCAACTATGGCGGAGGCGGGCTATCTGGAGTACGGGTTGCTGGGATCGTTCTAGGTGTTATCGGAGTAATTGTCACAATTGTAATATTGGTGTTGTTTCTTGTACATTGCTGCAAATCGAGGAAACCTATTGGCTCAGGAGGTCGAGTAATTCAGGCTGCACCACTACAGTCAgttaaaactgaaagtatccaCGCACAACCACCGCCTACTTACGAGTCATTAGAGCCGATGGATACCACGTCAAATGACAAACAACCTGTGCCCACTACGTCCGTGAATTATCCAACCGGTTTACCCCCGGGTTGTACCATACCAGTACAGTTTTGA